TAATGCTTTGTTAGATGTGAATTTGGCAGTAAAACAGGGTGAATTTTTGTTTATTACAGGTCCTAGTGGTTCTGGTAAGTCTACGCTATTGAAACTGCTGTATGGCGAAGAGTCATCAACACAAGGAGAGGTAATAGTTGATGGGTGTGATTTGGCTTGTTTAAGAGGCGATCGCTTATCATTGTTTCGGCGGCGGATTGGTATTGTGTTTCAAGACTACAAACTCATCCCTCAAAGAACGGTGGCAGAAAATGTAACTGTCGTGCTGCAAGCACAAGGATATACTCGTAAGGAAATTCAACGGCGTTTAGAACCGACATTAAAGTTAGTAGGTTTGTTGAATAAAACTGACTGTTTTCCAGAAAAACTATCTGGAGGAGAACAACAACGGGTAAGTATTGCTCG
Above is a genomic segment from Fischerella sp. JS2 containing:
- the ftsE gene encoding cell division ATP-binding protein FtsE — protein: MPTAVSPKVVSDKSTYAQDSDTQQPNNRLMVQLRSTTKTYLNGHNALLDVNLAVKQGEFLFITGPSGSGKSTLLKLLYGEESSTQGEVIVDGCDLACLRGDRLSLFRRRIGIVFQDYKLIPQRTVAENVTVVLQAQGYTRKEIQRRLEPTLKLVGLLNKTDCFPEKLSGGEQQRVSIARAIIATPPLLLADEPTGNLDPDNSWQIMQIFQKLNSFGATVIVTTHDEQLVRRCGHRVVQVRNGRLHQISQ